A genomic stretch from Pyramidobacter piscolens W5455 includes:
- a CDS encoding flavin reductase family protein — protein MISLVTAHYTNRGIRTNGALSVNVVEESWLEKADAAGCASGAKVDKSGWFDYTVGETGAPLLDAARVTMECVLEDTYETSGFDNFIITIKNTFADESVLDERGRVDYRVLKPVLFEMPTYEYLRTGDVIGRCMKMNKKA, from the coding sequence ATGATCAGTCTCGTCACGGCTCATTACACCAACCGGGGTATTCGCACCAACGGCGCGCTTTCGGTGAACGTCGTCGAGGAATCCTGGCTCGAAAAAGCCGACGCGGCGGGGTGTGCGAGCGGCGCCAAGGTAGACAAATCAGGCTGGTTCGATTACACCGTCGGCGAGACCGGCGCGCCGCTGCTCGACGCCGCGCGCGTCACCATGGAATGCGTCCTTGAGGACACGTACGAGACGAGCGGTTTTGACAACTTCATCATCACTATCAAGAACACCTTTGCCGATGAAAGCGTGCTCGACGAACGGGGGCGAGTCGACTACCGCGTTCTCAAGCCCGTCCTGTTCGAAATGCCCACCTATGAATATCTGCGCACCGGCGACGTGATCGGCCGATGCATGAAGATGAACAAGAAAGCGTAA